The following are from one region of the Salvia hispanica cultivar TCC Black 2014 chromosome 1, UniMelb_Shisp_WGS_1.0, whole genome shotgun sequence genome:
- the LOC125190313 gene encoding receptor-like protein 18: MSSCNLYDFPDLRNASSLDDLDLSNNHLRGDIPSWIWETEKDSLDLSFNLLTGGKVPKSLGNCKKLEVMNVRNNNFKDIFPCMLSLSLRILLLELLRSNRFQGDLRCSKSWPNVQILDISSNNFSGRLNLLNVSSLRGMMLESSTHVRLNHSNSNYLPTNSYYHNEVNITVKGIEVKIVKIWPDFTCIDLSSNYFEGDIPDEIGNLSSLYLLNLSHNSLTDTIPRSLGALTELGSLDLSSNKLTGRIPDDLTKLDFLSFLNLSYNHLTGPIPTSSHFQTFSANSFEGNAGLSGFHSTEVSTTIIHLVHCHQTIRDQKMRKLSGNICLLLLVMLWE; encoded by the exons ATGTCATCTTGCAATTTGTACGATTTCCCTGATCTTAGAAATGCATCCAGTTTGGATGATTTGGACCTCTCAAACAATCATTTGCGAGGGGATATTCCAAGTTGGATTTGGGAAACTGAAAAGGACTCTTTGGACCTTTCTTTCAATCTACTGACAG GCGGGAAGGTTCCTAAGTCTCTGGGAAATTGTAAGAAGTTAGAGGTGATGAATGTTAGAAATAACAACTTCAAAGATATTTTTCCTTGCATGTTGTCGTTGAGCTTGCGCATACTTCTGTTGGAGCTGTTGCGCTCCAACAGATTCCAAGGAGACTTGAGATGTAGTAAAAGTTGGCCGAATGTTCAAATTCTGGATATATCTTCAAATAATTTCAGTGGTCGTTTGAACTTGCTAAACGTCTCAAGTTTGAGAGGAATGATGCTTGAGAGTTCTACACATGTCAGGCTCAACCACTCTAACTCTAACTATTTACCTACCAATAGTTACTACCACAATGAGGTGAATATAACCGTCAAAGGGATTGAGGTGAAGATTGTGAAAATTTGGCCTGACTTTACATGCATTGATTTGTCTTCCAATTATTTTGAAGGAGATATACCAGATGAAATTGGTAATCTTAGCTCACTCTATCTTCTCAACTTATCTCACAACTCTCTCACTGATACAATCCCAAGATCATTGGGCGCCTTGACTGAGCTTGGGTCGCTCGACCTCTCTTCAAACAAGCTCACCGGAAGAATACCAGACGATCTCACGAAACTCGATTTCCTATCATTCTTAAATCTGTCTTACAATCATCTCACTGGACCGATCCCAACCAGTAGCCACTTTCAAACGTTTTCAGCAAATTCATTTGAAGGAAACGCGGGGTTATCTGGTTTCCACTCAACGGAAGTTTCAACAACCATCATCCACCTAGTCCATTGCCATCAGACGATTCGGGACCAAAAGATGAGGAAATTGAGTGGGAATATATGTTTGTTGCTTCTGGTTATGTTGTGGGAATAG